From the genome of Deinococcus sp. JMULE3, one region includes:
- the nuoG gene encoding NADH-quinone oxidoreductase subunit NuoG, with protein MKVHVDGIEVELPAGTSAIDAVFSAGGDVPYFCAHKYLSPVGACRMCLVESGSPRKNPDGSFVMEGEGDAATPKIFWFPKPMASCTMQATEGMHIRTAKTSEVVAKAQAGMMEFTLLNHPLDCPTCDKGGACELQDRAFEYGYGASRFGFDRRHAEKHYPLSDFVILDQERCIHCKRCVRYFEEVPGQEVLDFIERGGHTFIDTQEGGLPTGFSGNITDICPVGALLDNVARFRGRNWEYDHTPTTCTLCPVGCSITVDARNGRLERIVAGENRDVNEAWICDAGRFGHPFASEERLTTPLIRDEDGALVPATWDEAITAINRGLLGLPLADLGLFVGADATLEEGAALAALADALNARHVDHFPRHSVFIAPTATLTDVATADAVVVLGADLGEEAPVLELRILEMLRGGLLPAEFAHGTAIADLRLVERPARKPERLAVIGGESRLWGHAGHRVSANGENALTRLAHPDTEDLKAVRALLDSAERPVLILGADALRGASGSAAALLADLASRTGAKVIAIPAGPNSTGLAALNLVPRTGGMGLERLGEVPAAFISRLDPGTRAGGFTVVHDTHLTATAQQADVVLPAVTNYEKRGTVQNLEGRLLPLNPAAIQSGEAADLIRTLTALAEALGVKAPARGQRGAQTLLTERVGVNTAGIQAGGALHTFARTFVAPAAPHTPKLWTERMRSRDRDWVERIHDLVEGGWTLPVAPAAPQPGGDD; from the coding sequence ATGAAAGTTCATGTGGATGGAATCGAAGTCGAACTCCCGGCAGGCACCAGCGCGATTGACGCGGTGTTCTCGGCGGGGGGGGACGTGCCGTACTTCTGCGCGCACAAGTACCTCTCGCCGGTGGGCGCGTGCCGCATGTGCCTCGTGGAGTCGGGCTCGCCCCGGAAGAATCCGGACGGATCGTTCGTGATGGAAGGGGAGGGGGACGCGGCCACGCCGAAGATCTTCTGGTTCCCCAAACCGATGGCGTCCTGCACGATGCAGGCGACCGAGGGGATGCACATCCGCACCGCGAAGACGAGTGAGGTCGTGGCGAAGGCGCAGGCGGGCATGATGGAGTTCACGCTCCTGAACCACCCGCTGGACTGCCCCACCTGCGACAAGGGCGGCGCGTGCGAGCTGCAGGACCGCGCGTTCGAGTACGGGTACGGCGCGAGCCGCTTCGGCTTCGACCGCCGCCACGCGGAGAAGCACTACCCGCTGTCTGATTTCGTGATTCTGGATCAGGAGCGCTGCATTCACTGCAAGCGCTGCGTGCGGTACTTCGAGGAGGTGCCGGGCCAGGAGGTGCTGGACTTCATCGAGCGGGGCGGGCACACCTTCATCGACACGCAGGAGGGCGGGCTGCCCACGGGCTTCAGCGGGAACATCACGGACATCTGCCCGGTGGGGGCGTTGCTGGACAACGTGGCGCGCTTCCGGGGCCGCAACTGGGAGTACGACCACACGCCCACCACCTGCACGCTGTGCCCGGTGGGGTGCAGCATCACGGTGGACGCCCGTAACGGCCGCCTGGAACGCATCGTGGCGGGCGAGAACCGTGACGTGAACGAGGCGTGGATCTGCGACGCGGGCCGCTTCGGGCACCCGTTCGCCAGCGAGGAACGCCTGACCACCCCCCTGATCCGCGACGAGGACGGCGCGCTGGTCCCCGCCACCTGGGACGAGGCGATCACCGCGATCAACCGTGGGCTGCTGGGCCTGCCGCTGGCGGACCTGGGCCTGTTCGTCGGCGCGGACGCCACGCTGGAGGAGGGCGCGGCGCTGGCGGCGCTGGCGGACGCACTGAACGCCCGGCACGTGGATCACTTCCCGCGTCACTCGGTGTTCATCGCGCCGACCGCCACGCTGACGGACGTGGCGACCGCCGACGCGGTCGTCGTGCTGGGCGCGGACCTGGGCGAGGAGGCGCCGGTGCTGGAACTGCGCATCCTGGAGATGCTGCGCGGCGGCCTGCTCCCCGCCGAGTTCGCGCACGGCACCGCCATTGCCGACCTGCGCCTCGTGGAGCGCCCCGCCCGGAAGCCCGAGCGGCTGGCCGTGATCGGCGGCGAGTCGCGCCTGTGGGGGCACGCCGGGCACCGCGTCAGCGCGAACGGCGAGAACGCCCTGACCCGCCTCGCCCACCCGGACACCGAGGACCTGAAGGCCGTACGCGCCCTGCTGGACAGTGCCGAACGGCCCGTGCTGATCCTGGGCGCGGACGCCCTGCGCGGCGCGAGCGGCTCGGCGGCGGCGCTGCTGGCCGACCTCGCGTCACGCACCGGGGCGAAGGTCATCGCGATTCCCGCCGGGCCGAACAGCACCGGTCTGGCCGCGCTGAACCTCGTGCCCCGCACCGGCGGGATGGGCCTTGAACGCCTGGGCGAGGTGCCCGCCGCGTTCATCAGCCGTCTGGACCCCGGCACGCGCGCGGGTGGCTTCACGGTCGTGCATGACACGCACCTGACCGCCACAGCCCAGCAGGCCGACGTGGTGCTGCCCGCCGTCACGAACTACGAGAAGCGCGGCACCGTCCAGAACCTGGAAGGGCGCCTGCTGCCCCTGAACCCCGCCGCGATCCAGAGCGGCGAGGCGGCCGACCTGATCCGCACCCTGACCGCCCTGGCCGAGGCGCTGGGCGTGAAGGCCCCCGCGCGCGGGCAGCGCGGCGCGCAGACCCTGCTGACCGAACGGGTCGGCGTGAACACTGCCGGGATCCAGGCGGGCGGCGCGCTGCACACCTTCGCCCGCACGTTCGTGGCCCCCGCCGCGCCCCACACGCCGAAACTCTGGACCGAGCGCATGCGCTCCCGTGACCGCGACTGGGTGGAGCGCATCCACGACCTCGTGGAGGGCGGCTGGACGCTGCCGGTCGCGCCAGCGGCACCTCAACCCGGAGGGGACGACTGA
- the nuoF gene encoding NADH-quinone oxidoreductase subunit NuoF, translating to MTATAPTPPKPITSAKDPRFAPTLYAHVGQAESWTLPYYRRNGGYEPVKRAFAMGPDAVIDEVKKSGLRGRGGAGFATGLKWSFMPLKDGKPHYIICNADESEPGSFKDRYLLSEDPHQLIEGMIIAAYAMRASVGYIYIRGEYVHAAERMWAAIHEARAAGLLGQNILGSGFDFQLFVHRGAGAYICGEETALMNSLEGLRANPRLKPPFPAAAGLYGLPTTINNVETFCAATQILRYGADWHAGMGTEKSKGMKLFQISGPVARPGVYELPLGTTFRELIYDWAGGPLEEMKAIIPGGSSCPMLPWTDAILDTPMDYESVAAAGSMLGTAGVTLIPKADCIVNATWNLVRFYGHESCGKCTPCREGISSWMTRMYQKLVTGRGQPGDVQLILDMSDNIGGRSFCALADACLGPVLSSIKLFREEYDALATTQQPLYPARKRWKDS from the coding sequence GTGACCGCCACGGCCCCCACCCCCCCGAAGCCGATCACGAGCGCGAAGGACCCGCGCTTCGCGCCGACGCTGTACGCGCACGTCGGTCAGGCAGAGAGCTGGACGCTTCCTTACTACCGCCGCAACGGCGGGTACGAGCCGGTGAAACGCGCCTTCGCGATGGGTCCGGACGCCGTGATCGACGAGGTGAAGAAGTCCGGCCTGCGCGGGCGCGGCGGGGCGGGCTTCGCCACCGGCCTGAAGTGGTCGTTCATGCCCCTGAAGGACGGCAAACCGCACTACATCATCTGCAACGCGGACGAGTCCGAACCCGGCAGCTTCAAGGACCGCTACCTGCTGAGCGAGGACCCGCACCAGCTGATCGAGGGCATGATCATCGCCGCGTACGCCATGCGCGCCAGTGTGGGCTACATCTACATCCGCGGCGAGTACGTGCATGCCGCCGAACGCATGTGGGCCGCGATTCACGAGGCGCGTGCAGCCGGACTGCTGGGGCAGAACATCCTGGGCAGCGGCTTCGACTTCCAGCTGTTCGTGCACCGCGGGGCCGGGGCGTACATCTGCGGCGAGGAAACCGCACTCATGAACTCGCTGGAGGGGCTGCGCGCCAACCCGCGCCTCAAGCCCCCGTTCCCGGCCGCAGCGGGCCTGTACGGCCTGCCGACCACCATCAACAACGTCGAGACCTTCTGCGCCGCCACGCAGATCCTGCGCTACGGCGCGGACTGGCACGCGGGCATGGGCACCGAGAAGAGCAAGGGCATGAAACTCTTCCAGATCTCCGGCCCGGTCGCGCGGCCCGGCGTGTACGAACTGCCGCTGGGCACCACCTTCCGCGAACTCATCTACGACTGGGCCGGCGGCCCCCTCGAGGAGATGAAGGCCATCATTCCCGGCGGGAGCAGCTGCCCCATGCTGCCCTGGACCGACGCGATCCTCGACACGCCCATGGACTACGAGTCCGTCGCCGCTGCGGGCAGCATGCTCGGCACCGCCGGGGTCACGCTGATCCCGAAGGCGGACTGCATCGTGAACGCCACCTGGAACCTCGTTCGCTTCTACGGCCACGAGAGCTGCGGCAAGTGCACCCCCTGCCGCGAAGGCATTTCCAGCTGGATGACCCGCATGTACCAGAAACTCGTCACCGGACGCGGGCAGCCCGGCGACGTGCAACTCATCCTCGACATGAGTGACAACATCGGCGGCCGCTCCTTCTGCGCGCTGGCCGACGCCTGCCTCGGTCCCGTCCTGAGCAGCATCAAACTGTTCCGCGAGGAATACGACGCCCTGGCGACGACGCAGCAGCCCCTGTACCCCGCGCGCAAACGCTGGAAGGACAGCTGA
- the nuoH gene encoding NADH-quinone oxidoreductase subunit NuoH yields the protein MPDWLATLLISLLKAVLVVLGLLTTFAYMTLIERRLLGRMQLRPGPNRVGPMGLLQPAADAIKSIFKEDVTVTLADKLVYTLAPIIAIGMALTAFGGLPAGPAGSLFGENPWVYNLDTGILALLALTSMGVYGIFLGGWASGSKYPILGGLRSSAQMISYELGMGLSLLGLLMIVGTTSFHGIVGWQAQNGWMILFQSLGFVLFLISSFAETNRTPFDLPEAEQEIVAGYLTEYSAIKWALFQMAEYVNMITASAVMATLFFGGWKGPQFLNALIPGVSDWPLVWLIVKIAFFLFLFIWVRATLPRLRYDQLMRFGWKLVLPLALANTVMTAAFLAFRGSGGLWFLGVLSLAGVLALLVMSDRVRVLWNQPSIRPEGDIVRAGGD from the coding sequence ATGCCCGACTGGCTCGCCACACTCCTGATCTCGCTGCTCAAGGCCGTGCTGGTCGTCCTGGGCCTGCTGACCACCTTCGCGTACATGACCCTGATCGAGCGGCGCCTGCTGGGCCGCATGCAGCTGCGCCCCGGCCCGAACCGCGTGGGCCCCATGGGCCTGCTGCAACCCGCCGCGGACGCCATCAAGAGCATCTTCAAGGAGGACGTCACCGTCACCCTGGCCGACAAGCTGGTGTACACCCTGGCGCCCATCATCGCGATCGGCATGGCCCTGACCGCCTTCGGGGGCCTGCCCGCCGGACCCGCCGGGAGCCTCTTCGGCGAGAACCCCTGGGTGTACAACCTCGACACCGGCATCCTCGCGCTGCTGGCGCTGACCAGCATGGGCGTGTACGGCATCTTCCTGGGCGGCTGGGCGTCCGGCAGCAAGTACCCGATCCTCGGCGGACTGCGGTCAAGCGCGCAGATGATCAGCTACGAACTCGGCATGGGCCTGAGCCTGCTGGGCCTGCTGATGATCGTCGGCACCACCTCCTTCCACGGCATCGTCGGCTGGCAGGCGCAGAACGGCTGGATGATCCTCTTCCAGTCGCTGGGCTTCGTGCTGTTCCTCATCTCGTCCTTCGCGGAGACGAACCGCACGCCCTTCGACCTGCCGGAAGCCGAGCAGGAGATCGTCGCCGGGTACCTCACCGAGTACAGCGCGATCAAGTGGGCGCTGTTCCAGATGGCCGAGTACGTGAACATGATCACCGCGTCCGCCGTCATGGCAACTTTGTTCTTCGGCGGCTGGAAAGGCCCACAGTTCCTCAACGCCCTGATTCCCGGCGTCAGCGACTGGCCGCTGGTCTGGCTGATCGTGAAGATCGCGTTCTTCCTGTTCCTGTTCATCTGGGTCCGCGCCACCCTTCCCCGCCTGCGCTACGACCAGCTGATGCGCTTCGGCTGGAAACTCGTGCTGCCCCTGGCGCTGGCCAACACCGTCATGACCGCCGCGTTCCTCGCGTTCCGCGGCTCCGGCGGCCTGTGGTTCCTGGGCGTCCTCAGCCTCGCGGGTGTGCTCGCACTGCTCGTCATGAGCGACCGCGTGCGCGTCCTGTGGAACCAGCCCAGCATCCGCCCCGAAGGCGACATCGTCCGCGCCGGAGGCGACTGA
- the nuoD gene encoding NADH dehydrogenase (quinone) subunit D, whose protein sequence is MHTQIMSLNVGPQHPSTHGVLRLVVDMDGEYVVKVTPHMGYLHTGFEKTFENRTYQQGVTYAPRTDYLHSFGHELAYVLSVEKLLGADVPERATTVRIILHELGRIHSHLVFVGTGLLDLGALTPFFYAFREKEALQDLFEAVCGYRMNQGYFRVGGLYRDIPDGWPARVEKFLDQMERGVTEYSTLFAQNPIFLDRAKGVGVIPPEVALDLGLTGPNLRASGVPLDHRKDNPYCGYDTYDFNVITSTDGDSLARFNMRLLEFGESIKIVRQALRRLKPGPVKDPNRKISLPPRHELETSMEAVIHHFKLVTEGFHPPTGEVYVPVESARGEVGYYIVSDGGSMPYRVKIRAPSFVNLQALEYACVGAQFADLITILATIDPVLGDVDR, encoded by the coding sequence ATGCACACGCAGATCATGAGCCTGAACGTCGGCCCGCAGCACCCCAGTACGCACGGCGTGCTGCGGCTCGTGGTGGACATGGACGGCGAGTACGTCGTGAAAGTCACGCCGCACATGGGGTACCTGCACACCGGCTTCGAGAAGACCTTCGAGAACCGCACCTACCAGCAGGGCGTCACGTACGCGCCCCGCACCGACTACCTGCACTCCTTCGGACATGAACTCGCGTACGTCCTCAGCGTCGAGAAACTCCTCGGGGCGGACGTGCCCGAGCGGGCCACCACCGTGCGCATCATCCTGCACGAACTCGGGCGCATCCACAGCCACCTCGTGTTCGTCGGGACCGGCCTGCTCGACCTGGGCGCCCTGACGCCGTTCTTCTACGCCTTCCGCGAGAAAGAAGCCCTACAGGACCTGTTCGAGGCTGTGTGCGGCTACCGCATGAACCAGGGGTACTTCCGCGTGGGCGGCCTGTACCGCGACATCCCCGACGGCTGGCCCGCCCGCGTCGAGAAGTTCCTCGACCAGATGGAACGCGGCGTCACCGAGTACAGCACCCTGTTCGCGCAGAACCCCATCTTCCTCGACCGCGCCAAGGGGGTCGGCGTCATCCCGCCCGAGGTCGCCCTCGACCTGGGCCTCACCGGACCCAACCTGCGCGCCAGCGGCGTGCCCCTCGACCACCGCAAGGACAACCCCTACTGCGGCTACGACACCTACGACTTCAACGTCATCACCAGCACCGACGGCGACAGTCTGGCGCGCTTCAACATGCGCCTCCTCGAATTCGGCGAGAGCATCAAGATCGTCCGGCAGGCCCTCAGGCGCCTCAAACCCGGCCCGGTCAAGGACCCCAACCGCAAGATCAGCCTCCCGCCCCGCCACGAACTCGAAACGAGCATGGAAGCAGTCATTCACCACTTCAAACTCGTCACGGAAGGCTTTCACCCCCCCACCGGCGAGGTGTACGTCCCGGTCGAGAGTGCGCGCGGCGAGGTCGGGTACTACATCGTCAGCGACGGCGGCAGCATGCCGTACCGCGTGAAGATCCGCGCGCCCAGCTTCGTGAACCTCCAGGCGCTGGAGTACGCCTGCGTCGGCGCGCAGTTCGCGGACCTCATCACCATTCTCGCCACCATCGACCCCGTGCTGGGCGACGTGGACCGGTGA
- a CDS encoding NADH-quinone oxidoreductase subunit B family protein, with protein sequence MPLKELFEKDWQELESEGILFSSLEKLVAWGRSNSLWPATFGLACCAIEMMSSTDGRNDLARFGSEVFRASPRQADVMIVAGRLSKKMAPVMRRVYDQMPDPKWVISMGACASSGGMFNNYAIVQNVDSVVPVDIFVPGCPPRPEALIYAVMQLQKKVRGEAFDQLGHQLPMVDAWTR encoded by the coding sequence ATGCCACTGAAGGAACTGTTCGAGAAGGACTGGCAGGAGCTGGAGTCCGAGGGGATTCTGTTTTCCAGCCTGGAAAAGCTGGTCGCGTGGGGGCGCAGTAACAGCCTGTGGCCCGCGACGTTCGGGCTGGCGTGCTGCGCGATCGAGATGATGAGCAGCACCGACGGGCGCAACGACCTGGCGCGTTTCGGGAGCGAGGTATTCCGCGCCTCTCCCCGGCAGGCGGACGTGATGATCGTCGCCGGGCGCCTGAGCAAGAAGATGGCGCCGGTCATGCGGCGCGTGTACGACCAGATGCCCGACCCGAAATGGGTGATCAGCATGGGCGCCTGCGCCAGCAGCGGGGGCATGTTCAACAACTACGCGATCGTGCAGAACGTGGACAGCGTGGTCCCGGTGGACATCTTCGTGCCCGGCTGCCCCCCGCGCCCCGAGGCGCTGATCTACGCCGTGATGCAGTTGCAGAAGAAGGTGCGCGGCGAGGCCTTCGACCAGTTGGGCCATCAGCTGCCCATGGTGGACGCATGGACCCGCTGA
- the nuoE gene encoding NADH-quinone oxidoreductase subunit NuoE — protein sequence MSYFAEKQPLVADIFSRYPDSPQGRRSALMPLLREVQDAEGFVSESRMAEIAALCGTTATEVRSVMSFYSTYHTLPTGKYHLQVCSTLMCALAGSDELWDHLVETLDVQPGEVSADGRFSVQKVECLGSCGTAPMMQINDDGYYENVGPGKCARILESLRNDLQPLPDNPVPVTVGADGRQVLATGQAVGSSVTGLHRLPEQAGGEA from the coding sequence ATGAGTTACTTCGCTGAGAAACAACCACTGGTGGCGGATATCTTCAGCCGTTACCCGGATTCACCGCAGGGGCGGCGCAGCGCGTTGATGCCGCTGCTGCGCGAGGTGCAGGACGCGGAAGGCTTCGTGTCCGAATCTCGCATGGCGGAGATCGCGGCGCTGTGCGGCACGACGGCGACCGAGGTGCGGTCCGTGATGAGCTTCTACTCCACGTACCACACGCTCCCCACGGGCAAATACCACCTGCAGGTGTGCAGCACGCTGATGTGCGCGCTGGCCGGGTCGGACGAGCTGTGGGATCACCTCGTGGAGACGCTGGACGTGCAACCGGGCGAGGTCAGCGCGGACGGGCGGTTCAGCGTGCAGAAGGTCGAGTGCCTGGGCTCGTGCGGCACCGCGCCGATGATGCAGATCAACGACGACGGGTACTACGAGAACGTGGGCCCCGGCAAGTGCGCGCGGATTCTGGAGTCGCTGCGAAACGACCTGCAACCGCTGCCGGACAACCCGGTGCCGGTGACGGTTGGTGCGGACGGGCGGCAGGTGCTGGCGACCGGGCAGGCGGTCGGGTCGAGCGTGACGGGCCTGCACCGCCTGCCGGAACAGGCCGGGGGTGAGGCGTGA
- the nuoI gene encoding NADH-quinone oxidoreductase subunit NuoI: MGVLEIAKGMGVTLGKLFQKPVTVSYPEQRATLQPRFRGRHVLTRHPGTNLEKCIGCSLCAAACPAYAIYVEAAENDPAAPVSPGERYAKVYEINMLRCIFCGMCEEACPTGAVVMGNEFEMADYRYRDFVYAKEDMLVGVTGSIPQRREAERKGKPVRLGFQLEGQPRAELEGVKYP; this comes from the coding sequence ATGGGCGTTCTTGAGATTGCCAAGGGCATGGGCGTCACGCTGGGGAAACTGTTCCAGAAACCCGTGACCGTCAGTTACCCCGAACAGCGCGCGACGCTGCAACCCCGTTTCCGTGGGCGGCACGTCCTGACCCGCCACCCCGGCACGAATCTGGAGAAGTGCATCGGCTGCAGCCTGTGCGCCGCCGCCTGCCCCGCCTACGCCATCTACGTGGAAGCCGCCGAGAACGACCCCGCCGCGCCCGTGTCGCCCGGCGAGCGGTACGCGAAGGTGTACGAGATCAACATGCTGCGCTGCATCTTCTGCGGCATGTGCGAGGAAGCCTGCCCCACCGGCGCGGTCGTCATGGGCAACGAGTTCGAGATGGCCGACTACCGCTACCGCGACTTCGTGTACGCCAAGGAAGACATGCTCGTCGGCGTGACCGGCAGCATTCCGCAGCGCCGCGAGGCCGAACGCAAGGGCAAACCCGTCCGCCTGGGCTTCCAGCTCGAAGGGCAGCCCCGCGCGGAACTGGAAGGAGTGAAGTACCCGTGA
- a CDS encoding HAMP domain-containing sensor histidine kinase: MTTPEPPTVFVVTSQEARAHALRAHLPRVNVVHAPHAEFLMRESHVTIPDVALLYTDTPGVPLHQVLPMLRQRAELGGTHWLAVGSQGLGEMLGAGADALISDVTPPEALALQVRALLGRAQQFRDTLGRVATLQRRMDTWEHEERVRDQLVHMLVHDLKNPIAAVMGLLEIVQEDPRVPEDNRELLKVARDETQHLLHLTVNMLDVRKIQAGKMNLKRELMFTPMFREVIDLARGDVGSGLRDRHIRVEVEPDLSPASVDPEILRRVLANLISNALKHTSTGGLILVGVKGTPDAVQVTVRDDGEGIPADDIPNLFAAFEQSRLTLHGRFDTGMGLAFCKLAVEEHGGQIWVESERGKGATFYFTLPLAQDAEDDDFVELV; the protein is encoded by the coding sequence ATGACGACTCCCGAACCGCCCACCGTGTTTGTCGTGACGTCCCAGGAAGCCCGCGCGCACGCGCTGCGGGCCCACCTGCCGCGCGTGAACGTCGTCCACGCCCCCCACGCCGAATTCCTGATGCGCGAATCGCACGTCACCATCCCCGACGTCGCCCTGCTGTACACCGACACCCCAGGCGTGCCCCTGCATCAGGTGCTCCCCATGCTCCGCCAGCGCGCCGAACTGGGCGGCACGCACTGGCTGGCCGTCGGTTCGCAGGGCCTGGGCGAGATGCTCGGCGCGGGCGCCGACGCCCTGATCAGCGACGTCACGCCCCCCGAAGCGCTCGCCCTGCAGGTCCGCGCGCTGCTGGGCCGCGCGCAGCAGTTCCGCGACACGCTGGGCCGCGTCGCCACCCTGCAACGCCGCATGGACACCTGGGAACACGAGGAACGCGTCCGCGACCAGCTGGTCCACATGCTCGTCCACGACCTGAAAAACCCCATCGCGGCCGTCATGGGCCTCCTGGAGATCGTGCAGGAAGACCCCCGCGTGCCCGAAGACAACCGCGAACTGCTGAAAGTCGCCCGCGACGAAACCCAGCACCTGCTGCACCTCACCGTGAACATGCTCGACGTCCGCAAGATCCAGGCGGGCAAGATGAACCTCAAACGCGAACTGATGTTCACCCCCATGTTCCGCGAGGTCATCGACCTCGCCCGCGGGGACGTCGGCAGCGGCCTGCGCGACCGCCACATCCGCGTCGAGGTCGAACCCGACCTGAGCCCCGCCAGCGTCGACCCGGAAATCCTGCGCCGCGTCCTGGCGAACCTGATCAGCAACGCCCTGAAACACACCAGCACCGGCGGCCTGATCCTCGTGGGCGTCAAGGGCACCCCCGACGCCGTACAGGTCACCGTCCGCGACGACGGCGAGGGCATCCCCGCCGACGACATTCCCAACCTGTTCGCCGCGTTCGAACAGTCCCGCCTGACCCTGCACGGCCGCTTCGACACCGGCATGGGCCTCGCCTTCTGCAAACTGGCCGTCGAGGAACACGGCGGGCAGATCTGGGTCGAATCCGAACGCGGCAAGGGCGCCACCTTCTACTTCACGCTGCCCCTGGCGCAGGACGCCGAGGACGACGACTTCGTCGAACTGGTGTAA
- a CDS encoding NADH-quinone oxidoreductase subunit C, which yields MDPLKPADARPMGREGVAQSSTSAAPAVTPAAAPAAPAAPSRNVTSRDVTGLIAELGLTEDHAAEPTALVTPGDLLRAAQTLKDHGFMLMDTVGLDYSTYTEPRPKRFAVLHNIYHPRDHRRLFLRVWLDDGEVLPSLYPIWRAANYLEREVYDLMGVSFTGHPDLRKVLTPDDLEGHPLRKDFPLGETPTLFRDGRFLDPAAFRAGLTGQSSGLTGYRGELRRGHGEDRTPPVMPEGGPK from the coding sequence ATGGACCCGCTGAAACCCGCAGACGCCAGACCCATGGGCCGCGAGGGCGTCGCGCAGTCCAGCACCAGCGCCGCACCGGCCGTCACGCCCGCCGCCGCACCTGCTGCCCCGGCTGCGCCCAGCCGCAACGTGACGAGCCGCGACGTGACGGGCCTGATCGCCGAGCTGGGCCTGACCGAGGACCACGCCGCCGAACCCACCGCTCTCGTCACGCCCGGCGACCTGCTGCGCGCCGCGCAGACCCTCAAGGACCACGGGTTCATGCTGATGGACACCGTCGGCCTGGACTACAGCACGTACACCGAACCCCGCCCCAAGCGGTTCGCGGTGCTGCACAACATCTACCACCCGCGCGACCACCGCCGCCTTTTCCTGCGCGTCTGGCTCGACGACGGCGAGGTCCTGCCCAGCCTGTACCCCATCTGGCGCGCCGCGAACTACCTGGAACGCGAGGTGTACGACCTGATGGGCGTGTCCTTCACCGGGCACCCCGACCTGCGCAAGGTCCTCACGCCCGACGACCTCGAAGGGCACCCGCTGCGCAAGGACTTCCCGCTGGGCGAGACACCCACCCTGTTCCGCGACGGCCGCTTCCTGGACCCCGCCGCCTTCCGCGCCGGACTGACCGGACAGAGCAGCGGCCTCACCGGGTACCGCGGCGAACTGCGCCGGGGCCACGGCGAGGACCGCACCCCACCCGTCATGCCGGAAGGAGGGCCGAAGTGA
- a CDS encoding NADH-quinone oxidoreductase subunit A → MLLVALGIGIVAVLASALLGPKKASRTKLMAYESGNDPERGGVGTGQRFPVHFYLVAMLFIIFDIETAFFYPLAVAYQKLIPFAFFEAITFVLLLLVGYVYVLKKKVLEWA, encoded by the coding sequence ATGCTGCTCGTCGCGCTCGGCATCGGCATCGTCGCCGTCCTCGCCAGCGCCCTCCTCGGCCCCAAGAAGGCCAGCCGCACCAAACTCATGGCCTACGAAAGCGGCAACGACCCCGAACGCGGCGGCGTCGGCACCGGCCAGCGCTTCCCCGTCCACTTCTACCTCGTGGCCATGCTGTTCATCATCTTCGACATCGAAACCGCCTTCTTCTACCCCCTGGCCGTCGCCTACCAGAAACTCATCCCCTTCGCCTTCTTCGAAGCCATCACCTTCGTCCTGCTGCTGCTCGTCGGGTACGTGTACGTGCTGAAAAAGAAGGTGCTGGAATGGGCGTGA